A single window of Paroedura picta isolate Pp20150507F chromosome 8, Ppicta_v3.0, whole genome shotgun sequence DNA harbors:
- the PSMD2 gene encoding 26S proteasome non-ATPase regulatory subunit 2, protein MEDGGGGSQRRSQSAAAAGPGSGDDKQSGPWSKDKKDPNATAADKEQELSEEDKQLQDELEMLVERLGEHDTSLYRPALEELRRQIRSSTTSMTSVPKPLKFLRPHYGKLKEIYENMAPGENKRFAADIISVLAMTMSGERECLKYRLVGSQEPLASWGHEYVRHLAGEVAKEWQEIDEADKSQRDTLLTLVKEIVPYNMAHNAEHEACDLLMEIEQMDMLEEYIDDNAYAKVCLYLTSCVSYVPEPENSALLRCALSIFRKFNRYPEALRLALMLNDMELAENIFISCKDVVVQKQMAFMLGRHGVFLELSEDVEEYEDLTEIMSNVQLNSNFLALARELDIMEPKVPDDIYKTHLENNRFGGSGSQVDSARMNLASSFVNGFVNAAFGQDKLLTDDGNKWLYKNKDHGMLSAAASLGMILLWDVDGGLTQIDKYLYSSEDYIKSGALLACGIVNSGVRNECDPALALLSDYVLHNSNIMRIGAIFGLGLAYAGSNREDVLTLLLPVMGDSKSSMEVAGVTALACGMIAVGSCNGDVTSTILQTIMEKSETELKDTYARWLPLGLGLNHLGKGEAIEAILAALQVVSEPFRSFANTLVDVCAYAGSGNVLKVQQLLHICSEHFDSKEKEEEKEKKEKKDKEKKETSADMGAHQGVAVLGIALIAMGEEIGAEMALRTFGHLLRYGEPTLRRAVPLALALISVSNPRLNILDTLSKFSHDADPEVSYNSIFAMGMVGSGTNNARLAAMLRQLAQYHAKDPNNLFMVRLAQGLTHLGKGTLTLCPYHSDRQLMSQVAVAGLLTVLVSFLDVRNIILGKSHYVLYGLVAAMQPRMLVTFDEELRPLPVSVRVGQAVDVVGQAGKPKTITGFQTHTTPVLLAHGERAELATEEHLPVTPILEGFVILRKNPNYDV, encoded by the exons ATGgaggacggcggcggcggcagtcAACGGCGGTCTCAGTCGGCCGCGGCGGCGGGCCCGGGGTCCGGGGACGACAAGCAGTCGGGGCCGTGGAGCAAGGACAAGAAGGACCCCAACGCCACGGCGGCGGACAAGGAGCAGGAGCTG TCAGAAGAGGACAAACAGCTGCAGGATGAGCTGGAGATGCTCGTGGAGCGCTTGGGG GAGCACGACACGTCCCTCTACCGGCCCGCCCTCGAGGAGCTGCGGAGGCAGATCCGTTCATCCACCACTTCCATGACCTCTGTGCCCAAGCCCTTGAAGTTCCTGCGGCCCCATTACGGCAAGCTGAAAGAGATCTACGAGAACATGGCTCCTGGGGAGAACAAG CGGTTTGCAGCGGACATAATCTCTGTTCTGGCCATGACCATGAGCGGAGAGCGAGAGTGTCTGAAATATCGGCTGGTTGGGTCCCAGGAGCCACTGGCCTCGTGGGGGCATGAATACGTCAG GCACCTTGCCGGTGAGGTGGCCAAGGAGTGGCAGGAGATAGACGAGGCGGACAAGTCTCAGCGGGACACGCTCCTGACCTTGGTGAAGGAGATTGTGCCCTACAACATGGCCCACAACGCTGAGCATGAGGCCTGCGACCTGCTCATGGAGATCGAGCAGATGGACATGCTGGAGGAATACATCGATGACAACGCCTACGCCAAAGTCTGTCTCTACCTGACCAG CTGCGTGAGCTACGTCCCTGAGCCGgaaaactctgcccttctccGCTGCGCCCTCAGCATCTTCCGCAAGTTCAACCGATACCCGGAGGCCCTGCGCCTGGCCCTCATGCTGAACGACATGGAGCTGGCAGAGAACATCTTCATCTCCTGCAAAGATGT TGTTGTTCAAAAGCAGATGGCCTTCATGCTGGGTCGACACGGAGTCTTCTTGGAGCTCAGTGAGGACGTGGAAGAGTACGAGGATCTCACGGAAATCATGTCCAATGTCCAGCTCAACAGTaacttcctggccctggcccgggAG CTGGACATCATGGAGCCCAAGGTGCCAGATGACATTTACAAAACTCACCTAGAAAACAACC ggTTTGGCGGTAGCGGCTCTCAGGTGGACTCTGCTCGCATGAACCTGGCCTCATCTTTCGTGAACGGTTTTGTGAATGCTGCTTTTGGGCAGGACAAGCTGCTGACAGACGACGGCAACAAATGGCTGTACAAGAACAAGGACCACG GGATGCTGAGTGCCGCAGCTTCGCTGGGTATGATCCTATTATGGGATGTCGACGGAGGGCTCACGCAGATTGACAAGTACCTGTATTCTTCCGAAGACTACATCAAG TCCGGGGCGCTCCTGGCTTGTGGCATCGTGAACTCCGGGGTGAGGAACGAGTGTGACCCAGCTCTTGCCTTGCTCTCTGACTACGTCCTCCACAACAGCAACATCATGAGGATCGGGGCCATCTTTGG GCTAGGGTTGGCGTATGCCGGCTCCAACCGAGAGGACGTCCTCACCTTGCTGCTTCCTGTAATGGGAGATTCCAAGTCCAGCATGGAG GTGGCAGGTGTGACGGCCCTGGCCTGCGGAATGATCGCCGTGGGTTCATGCAACGGAGACGTTACTTCCACCATCCTCCAAACCATCATGGAGAAGTCGGAGACGGAGCTGAAGGACACGTATGCCAGGTGGCTGCCTCTCGGCCTAGGCCTTAACCATCTAG GGAAAGGCGAGGCCATCGAGGCCATCCTGGCAGCGCTGCAGGTTGTGTCGGAGCCCTTCCGCAGCTTCGCCAATACCCTCGTGGACGTCTGCGCCTATGCAG GCTCCGGCAACGTGCTGAAGGTCCAGCAGCTGCTTCATATCTGCAGTGAGCACTTCGAttccaaggagaaggaggaggagaaagagaagaaggagaagaaggataaggagaagaaggagacctCTGCTGACATGGGGGCCCATCAG GGCGTCGCAGTGTTGGGGATTGCGCTCATTGCCATGGGGGAAGAGATCGGGGCTGAGATGGCTCTGCGAACCTTTGGTCATCTG CTACGGTACGGGGAGCCGACCCTCCGCCGTGCTGTGCCCCTGGCCTTGGCTCTCATCTCGGTCTCCAACCCCCGCCTGAACATCCTGGATACGCTCAGCAAGTTCTCTCACGACGCCGACCCAGAAGTGTCCTACAACTCCATCTTCGCCATGGGCATGGTGGGCAGCG GCACCAACAACGCCCGTCTGGCAGCCATGCTAAGGCAGTTGGCGCAGTATCACGCCAAGGATCCCAATAACCTCTTCATGGTGCGGTTGGCTCAG GGCCTGACTCACCTCGGCAAGGGGACCCTCACCCTCTGTCCCTACCACAGTGACCGGCAGCTCATGAGCCAGGTGGCTGTGGCAGGCCTCTTGACCGTCCTGGTGTCTTTCTTGGACGTGCGCAATA TAATCCTGGGCAAGTCCCACTACGTGCTGTACGGACTTGTCGCCGCCATGCAGCCGCGCATGCTGGTGACCTTCGATGAGGAGCTGCGCCCCTTGCCGGTGTCTGTGAGAGTGGGGCAG GCAGTGGATGTGGTGGGCCAGGCTGGGAAGCCCAAAACCATCACTGGCTTTCAGACTCACACGACGCCTGTCCTGCTGGCCCACGGCGAGCGGGCGGAGCTGGCCACAGAGGAGCACCTGCCCGTCACGCCCATCCTGGAGGGCTTTGTCATCCTGCGCAAGAATCCGAACTACGACGTCTGa